Proteins encoded within one genomic window of Phototrophicus methaneseepsis:
- a CDS encoding PLP-dependent cysteine synthase family protein, with product MSALRHIRSELNGPGLAQELSARTIEAQIGHTPLLAFKNITAHLPEDVMIFAKAEWANPGGSVKDRAAYEIVLQAEQDGKLGPGVTLMDSTSGNTGIAYAMLGAARGFKVKLFMPANASPERIAILKAYGVEIELTDPLEGSDGAIRAVRELAEREPEKYFYANQYNNPANWQAHYKTTGVEIWEQTGHRITHFVAGLGTTGTLMGTGRRLRDYNPNIEIISAQPDSAFNGIEGWKHIETAIKPGIYDEAFADRNLAISTEATYEMARRLAREEGYLVGISAAAAMVAALQVANELAEAHKPGVVVTLFPDNAYKYLSESFWQEQA from the coding sequence ATGAGCGCATTACGTCACATCAGATCAGAATTGAACGGGCCGGGCCTTGCACAGGAGCTTAGCGCTCGCACGATCGAAGCGCAGATAGGCCATACCCCGCTGTTAGCTTTCAAAAATATCACGGCCCACCTGCCAGAAGATGTGATGATCTTCGCCAAGGCGGAATGGGCAAATCCTGGTGGCAGCGTCAAAGACCGCGCCGCCTATGAAATCGTCCTTCAGGCAGAGCAAGATGGCAAACTTGGCCCTGGTGTAACGTTGATGGATAGCACGAGCGGCAACACAGGGATTGCTTATGCCATGCTCGGCGCGGCACGTGGCTTTAAGGTCAAGCTGTTTATGCCAGCCAATGCCAGCCCGGAGCGCATCGCGATCCTGAAGGCCTACGGCGTGGAGATTGAACTTACAGACCCGCTGGAAGGCAGTGACGGAGCGATTCGTGCTGTGCGCGAATTGGCGGAGCGCGAGCCTGAAAAATACTTCTACGCCAATCAATACAACAACCCCGCCAACTGGCAGGCGCATTACAAAACCACGGGCGTTGAAATTTGGGAGCAAACCGGGCACCGCATCACACATTTTGTAGCTGGTCTGGGTACAACGGGTACCCTGATGGGGACGGGTCGCCGCCTGCGCGATTACAACCCGAATATTGAAATCATCTCGGCACAGCCGGATAGCGCCTTTAATGGCATTGAAGGCTGGAAGCATATCGAAACGGCCATTAAGCCAGGGATTTATGACGAAGCCTTCGCGGACCGTAACCTGGCAATTTCAACAGAGGCCACTTATGAGATGGCCCGGCGTTTAGCCCGTGAAGAAGGTTATCTGGTCGGCATCAGTGCCGCTGCCGCGATGGTCGCTGCGTTACAGGTCGCCAATGAATTGGCCGAAGCGCACAAACCGGGCGTCGTCGTCACCCTGTTCCCTGATAATGCCTATAAGTATCTCAGCGAGAGCTTTTGGCAAGAACAAGCCTAA